The Streptomyces kanamyceticus genome window below encodes:
- a CDS encoding alpha/beta hydrolase family protein, protein MRKALRWLLSLVVLIGTMSAAGATTTGAATAAEPGVSDTSATADIKDRLLAIPGMSLIEEKPYPGYRFFVLNYTQPVDHRHPSKGTFKQRITVLHKDTSRPTVFYTGGYNVSTTPSRREPTQIVDGNQISMEYRFFNPSRPDPADWTKLDIWQGASDQHRIFKALKPIYGKKWLATGASKGGMTATYFERFYPRDMDGIVSYVAPNDVVDKEDSAYDAFLAGVGPAECRTRLQDVQREALVRREALSKKFAAYAEAEGYTFKTVGTLDKAFEAVVLDLVWGFWQYQPAATACGKIPDAATASDQQIFDYVESVGGWSSYADQGLETYTPYYYQAGTELGSPSIKQPWLGNLSRYGYQPPRNFVPREIPMKFKPHAMRDVDRWVRHNAHQMMYVYGEFDPWGAEQFRPAKGAKHDSYVFTAPGANHGATVSQLVADEKAKATQRIQAWAGVASEAGKPLAPYDKKLDKRDVRKELTLRP, encoded by the coding sequence ATGCGCAAGGCGCTCAGATGGCTGCTGTCGCTCGTGGTGCTGATAGGCACGATGAGCGCGGCCGGAGCGACGACGACCGGAGCGGCCACCGCCGCGGAACCGGGAGTCTCAGATACATCCGCCACCGCGGACATAAAAGACAGGCTGCTGGCGATACCCGGCATGAGCCTGATCGAGGAGAAGCCGTACCCCGGGTACCGCTTCTTCGTCCTGAACTACACCCAGCCGGTGGACCACCGGCACCCGTCCAAGGGCACGTTCAAGCAGCGGATCACCGTGCTGCACAAGGACACCAGCCGCCCGACGGTCTTCTACACCGGCGGCTACAACGTCTCGACGACCCCCAGCCGGCGCGAGCCGACGCAGATCGTCGACGGCAACCAGATCTCCATGGAGTACCGCTTCTTCAACCCGTCGCGCCCCGACCCGGCCGACTGGACCAAGCTCGACATCTGGCAGGGCGCGAGCGACCAGCACCGCATCTTCAAGGCGCTGAAGCCGATCTACGGCAAGAAGTGGCTGGCCACCGGCGCCTCCAAGGGCGGCATGACCGCCACGTACTTCGAGCGCTTCTACCCGCGTGACATGGACGGCATCGTCTCCTACGTCGCGCCCAACGACGTGGTCGACAAGGAGGACTCGGCGTACGACGCGTTCCTCGCCGGTGTCGGGCCCGCGGAGTGCCGCACGAGGCTCCAGGACGTGCAGCGCGAGGCGCTGGTGCGCAGGGAGGCGCTGTCGAAGAAGTTCGCGGCCTACGCCGAGGCGGAGGGCTACACCTTCAAGACCGTCGGCACGCTCGACAAGGCCTTCGAGGCCGTCGTGCTCGACCTGGTCTGGGGCTTCTGGCAGTACCAGCCCGCCGCCACCGCCTGCGGAAAGATCCCGGACGCGGCGACCGCGAGCGACCAGCAGATCTTCGACTACGTCGAGTCGGTGGGCGGCTGGTCCTCCTACGCCGACCAGGGTCTTGAGACCTACACGCCGTACTACTACCAGGCGGGCACCGAGCTCGGCTCGCCCTCCATCAAGCAGCCCTGGCTCGGCAACCTGAGCCGCTACGGCTACCAGCCGCCGCGGAACTTCGTGCCCCGTGAGATCCCCATGAAGTTCAAGCCGCACGCCATGCGCGACGTGGACCGGTGGGTGCGGCACAACGCGCACCAGATGATGTACGTGTACGGCGAGTTCGACCCGTGGGGCGCCGAGCAGTTCCGTCCCGCCAAGGGCGCCAAGCACGACTCGTACGTCTTCACGGCGCCCGGCGCCAACCACGGCGCGACGGTCTCGCAGCTCGTCGCGGACGAGAAGGCGAAGGCGACGCAGCGGATCCAGGCCTGGGCCGGGGTCGCGTCGGAGGCGGGCAAGCCGCTCGCTCCGTACGACAAGAAGCTCGACAAGCGCGACGTGCGCAAGGAGCTGACGCTGCGGCCTTAG
- a CDS encoding ABC transporter ATP-binding protein: MTEQRGWAGRLIGYAWRYPKDVVLSLGSSLAGMAVMALVPLITKVIIDDVIGQDGQGGGRSMGPWAGALIGAAVIVYVLTYIRRYYGGRLALDVQHDLRTEMYGTITKLDGRRQDELSTGQVVGRATSDLQLIQGLLFMLPMTIGNILLFVISLVIMAWLSLPLTLVALAVAPALWVIARRSRSRLHPATWYAQAQAAAVAGVVDGSVSGVRVVKGFGQEEQETGKLREVGRKLFAGRLRTIRLNSRYTPALQAVPMLGQVAMLALGGWLAVRGEITLGTFVAFSTYLAQLVGPVRMLAMVLTVGQQARAGVERVLELIDTEPSMTDGTKELPADAPATVEFDEVSFAYEADRPVLDGLSFQIAPGETLAVVGSSGSGKSTVSLLLPRFYDVSHGAVLIAGRDVRELTLDSLRSAIGLVPEDSFLFSDTISANIAYGHPEATREQIETAARAAQADRFIAELPEGYDTTVGEQGLTLSGGQRQRIALARAILTDPRLLVLDDATSAVDARVEHEIHEALKQVMAGRTTLLIAHRRSTLGLADRIAVLDEGRLADIGTHEELQERSALYRRLLTDPDELGGVSPGHTLPADLPEDTSVRAELDAEFDAERGITPALWIGDREPKDVALSGMPSTPELLAQVDALPPAIDTPDIDEARAVTPEESYGLRRLLAGFGTALILSLLLVAVDAGMGLLLPVLIRHGIDEGVNQLALGAVWAASGLALAAVAVQWVAQTGELRMTGRTGERVLYSLRLKIFSQLQRLGLDYYERELTGRIMTRMTTDVDALSTFLQTGLVTAFVSVVTFFGIMAALLVIDVQLALVVFATLPLLIVGTYFFRKSSVKAYELARERVSVVNADLQESVAGLRIVQAFRRERAGRERFAAGSDSYRAARIRGQWLISVYFPFVQFLSSVAVVAVLIVGAGRVEAGTLTTGALVAYLLYIDLFFAPVQQLSQVFDGYQQATVSLGRIQELLQEPTSTKAADEPLEVLSLRGDIAFEDVNFAYADDEDALTGVRLRIPAGQTVAFVGETGAGKSTLVKLVARFYDPTGGRVTVDGTDLRDLDMTSYRHRLGVVPQEAYLFAGTVRDAIAYGRPDATDAQVEAAARAVGAHDMIATLDGGYLHEVSERGRNLSAGQRQLIALARAELVDPDILLLDEATAALDLATEAQVNQATDRIAGKRTTLVVAHRLTTAARADRVVVMDHGQVAEDGTHEELLALDGRYARLWRTFVGEDEPELSAST, from the coding sequence GTGACAGAGCAACGGGGATGGGCGGGACGGCTGATCGGGTACGCCTGGCGGTACCCGAAGGACGTCGTGCTCTCGCTCGGGTCCTCGCTGGCAGGCATGGCCGTCATGGCCCTCGTGCCGCTGATCACCAAGGTGATCATCGACGACGTGATCGGGCAGGACGGGCAGGGCGGCGGCCGGTCCATGGGGCCCTGGGCGGGCGCGCTGATCGGCGCCGCCGTGATCGTCTACGTGCTCACCTACATACGCCGCTACTACGGCGGCCGCCTCGCCCTCGACGTCCAGCACGACCTGCGCACCGAGATGTACGGGACGATCACCAAGCTCGACGGGCGGCGCCAGGACGAGCTGTCCACCGGGCAGGTCGTGGGCCGGGCGACGAGCGACCTGCAGCTGATCCAGGGCCTGCTCTTCATGTTGCCGATGACCATCGGCAACATCCTGCTCTTCGTGATCTCGCTCGTGATCATGGCGTGGCTCTCGCTGCCGCTCACCCTCGTCGCCCTCGCCGTCGCCCCCGCCCTCTGGGTCATCGCCCGCCGCTCCCGCTCCCGCCTGCACCCCGCCACCTGGTACGCGCAGGCCCAGGCCGCCGCGGTCGCCGGTGTGGTCGACGGCTCGGTGAGCGGCGTCCGCGTGGTGAAGGGCTTCGGGCAGGAGGAGCAGGAGACCGGGAAGCTCAGGGAGGTCGGGCGCAAGCTCTTCGCGGGGCGCCTGCGCACCATCCGGCTCAACTCCCGCTACACGCCCGCCCTGCAAGCCGTCCCGATGCTCGGCCAGGTCGCCATGCTGGCCCTCGGCGGCTGGCTCGCGGTGCGCGGGGAGATCACGCTCGGCACGTTCGTCGCCTTCTCGACCTACCTCGCGCAGCTCGTCGGGCCCGTGCGGATGCTCGCCATGGTGCTCACCGTGGGCCAGCAGGCCCGCGCCGGTGTCGAGCGCGTCCTCGAACTCATCGACACCGAGCCGAGCATGACGGACGGCACCAAGGAGCTGCCCGCCGACGCCCCCGCCACCGTCGAGTTCGACGAGGTCTCCTTCGCGTACGAGGCGGACAGGCCGGTCCTCGACGGCCTCTCCTTCCAGATAGCCCCCGGCGAGACCCTCGCCGTCGTCGGCTCCTCGGGCAGCGGCAAGTCGACGGTCTCGCTGCTGCTTCCCCGCTTCTACGACGTGTCGCACGGCGCCGTCCTGATCGCGGGCCGGGACGTGCGCGAGCTGACCCTTGACTCGCTGCGCTCCGCCATCGGCCTGGTGCCCGAGGACTCCTTCCTCTTCTCCGACACCATCAGCGCGAACATCGCGTACGGCCACCCCGAGGCGACCAGGGAGCAGATCGAGACCGCCGCGCGCGCCGCGCAGGCCGACCGGTTCATAGCCGAGCTGCCCGAGGGGTACGACACCACGGTCGGCGAGCAGGGCCTGACCCTCTCCGGCGGCCAGCGCCAGCGCATCGCGCTCGCCCGCGCCATCCTCACCGACCCCCGCCTCCTCGTCCTGGACGACGCGACCTCCGCCGTGGACGCCCGCGTCGAACACGAGATCCACGAGGCCCTCAAGCAGGTCATGGCGGGCCGCACCACCCTCCTCATCGCGCACCGCCGCTCCACTCTCGGCCTCGCCGACCGCATCGCCGTCCTGGACGAGGGACGCCTCGCCGACATCGGCACGCACGAGGAGCTCCAGGAACGCTCCGCGCTCTACCGGCGCCTGCTGACCGACCCCGACGAGCTCGGCGGGGTCTCCCCGGGCCACACGCTCCCCGCGGACCTGCCCGAGGACACCTCCGTACGCGCGGAGCTCGACGCCGAGTTCGACGCCGAGCGCGGCATCACGCCCGCGCTGTGGATTGGCGACCGCGAGCCCAAGGACGTCGCCCTCTCCGGGATGCCGTCGACGCCCGAACTCCTCGCCCAGGTCGACGCGCTGCCCCCGGCGATCGACACCCCGGACATCGACGAGGCGCGGGCCGTCACGCCCGAGGAGTCGTACGGACTGCGCAGGCTGCTGGCCGGGTTCGGCACGGCGCTGATCCTGAGTCTGCTGCTCGTCGCCGTGGACGCGGGGATGGGGCTGCTGCTTCCCGTCCTGATCCGGCACGGCATCGACGAGGGCGTCAACCAGCTCGCGCTCGGCGCGGTGTGGGCCGCTTCGGGCCTCGCGCTCGCCGCCGTCGCCGTCCAGTGGGTCGCCCAGACCGGTGAGTTGCGCATGACCGGACGTACCGGCGAGCGCGTCCTCTACTCGCTCCGCCTGAAGATCTTCTCGCAGCTCCAGCGGCTCGGACTCGACTACTACGAGCGTGAGTTGACCGGGCGCATCATGACCCGGATGACCACCGACGTGGACGCCCTGTCGACGTTCCTGCAGACCGGCCTCGTCACCGCGTTCGTCTCCGTCGTCACCTTCTTCGGCATCATGGCCGCGCTGCTCGTCATCGACGTGCAGCTGGCGCTCGTGGTCTTCGCGACGCTGCCGCTGCTGATCGTCGGCACGTACTTCTTCCGCAAGTCCAGCGTGAAGGCGTACGAACTGGCCCGTGAGCGCGTGTCCGTGGTCAACGCCGACCTCCAGGAGTCCGTCGCGGGCCTGCGCATCGTGCAGGCCTTCCGGCGCGAGCGGGCGGGCCGGGAGCGGTTCGCCGCGGGCAGCGACAGCTACCGCGCGGCCCGCATCCGGGGGCAGTGGCTGATCTCCGTGTACTTCCCGTTCGTGCAGTTCCTGTCGTCGGTGGCCGTCGTCGCGGTCCTCATCGTGGGCGCGGGACGGGTCGAGGCGGGCACCCTGACGACCGGTGCGCTCGTCGCGTACCTGCTCTACATCGACCTGTTCTTCGCGCCGGTGCAGCAGCTCTCGCAGGTCTTCGACGGATACCAGCAGGCCACGGTCTCGCTCGGCCGCATCCAGGAACTGCTCCAGGAGCCGACCTCGACGAAGGCCGCCGACGAGCCGCTCGAAGTCCTCTCGCTCCGCGGCGACATCGCCTTCGAGGACGTGAACTTCGCGTACGCGGACGACGAGGACGCCCTCACCGGCGTACGCCTGCGGATTCCCGCGGGCCAGACCGTCGCCTTCGTCGGCGAGACCGGCGCGGGCAAGTCGACGCTCGTCAAGCTCGTCGCCCGGTTCTACGACCCCACGGGCGGCCGCGTCACCGTCGACGGCACCGATCTGCGGGATCTCGACATGACCTCCTACCGGCACCGCCTCGGCGTCGTGCCGCAGGAGGCGTACCTCTTCGCGGGCACGGTCAGGGACGCGATCGCCTACGGACGTCCGGACGCCACCGACGCCCAGGTCGAGGCCGCGGCCCGCGCGGTCGGCGCGCACGACATGATCGCCACCCTGGACGGCGGCTATCTGCACGAGGTCAGCGAGCGCGGCCGCAACCTGTCGGCCGGACAGCGCCAGCTGATCGCGCTTGCCAGGGCCGAGCTGGTCGACCCGGACATCCTGCTCCTCGACGAGGCGACCGCGGCGCTCGACCTCGCCACCGAGGCGCAGGTCAACCAGGCCACCGACCGCATCGCGGGCAAGCGCACCACGCTCGTGGTCGCCCACCGCCTGACCACGGCGGCCCGCGCCGACCGGGTGGTCGTGATGGACCACGGGCAGGTCGCGGAGGACGGCACGCACGAGGAGCTGCTCGCCCTGGACGGGCGGTACGCGCGGCTGTGGCGGACGTTCGTGGGGGAGGACGAGCCGGAGCTCAGCGCGTCGACGTGA
- a CDS encoding thiamine pyrophosphate-binding protein has product MTHDHDVVLKPTAAQTEAALNLPPGRNGGDLVVETLAGLGATTVFGLPGQHALGMFDALRRSSLSYVGFRVENNTGFAADAYGRVTGEVAPLLLSTGPGALTSLAALQEAAAGSSPVLAIGSQVPVAGLGGGRHGYLHELRDQQASFRDVVKSVHTVRTPSQIPSAIAAAWESALTAPHGPVWVEIPQDVLLAETTLPVVTAMDATPDEVVPRPELTAVAADLLSRAERPAIIAGGGVVRSDASGKLLALAELVNAPVVTTFGGKGAFPWEHPLSLQSWLEDRHTTDFLEDADVLLVVGSGLGELSSNYHTFTPRGRVIQIEADAGKLESNHPALGIHADARLALSALLETIEAERPDEGAHARVAGLLAKVSERIDAQDLTLERQVLAAVREALPDASPSFWDMTILAYWAWSAFDARHPNTMHSAQGAGGLGYGFPAALGAAVADPSHPVLAVSGDGGAMYSIAELATAKQYGLDVTWLIVDDGGYGILREYMSDAFGEATATELARPDFVALAESFGVPGVRTTPETLGADLAKALAEPGPSVVVLPALLRMFAPTHLD; this is encoded by the coding sequence GTGACGCACGACCACGACGTCGTACTGAAGCCCACCGCCGCGCAGACCGAGGCCGCCCTGAACCTGCCCCCGGGGCGCAACGGCGGCGACCTCGTCGTCGAGACCCTGGCAGGGCTCGGCGCGACCACCGTCTTCGGCCTGCCGGGGCAGCACGCGCTCGGCATGTTCGACGCGCTGCGCCGCTCCTCGCTGTCGTACGTCGGGTTCCGCGTGGAGAACAACACGGGCTTCGCGGCCGACGCGTACGGCCGCGTCACCGGCGAGGTCGCCCCGCTGCTCCTGTCCACCGGGCCCGGCGCGCTGACCTCGCTCGCCGCGCTCCAGGAGGCGGCCGCGGGGTCCTCTCCCGTCCTCGCGATCGGCAGCCAGGTCCCGGTGGCCGGACTCGGCGGCGGACGCCACGGCTACCTGCACGAACTGCGCGACCAGCAGGCCTCGTTCAGGGACGTGGTCAAGTCCGTGCACACGGTCAGGACGCCCTCGCAGATCCCCTCCGCGATCGCCGCGGCCTGGGAGTCCGCCCTCACCGCGCCGCACGGCCCGGTCTGGGTCGAGATCCCCCAGGACGTACTCCTCGCCGAGACGACGCTGCCGGTGGTCACGGCGATGGACGCGACCCCCGACGAGGTCGTGCCGCGCCCCGAACTGACCGCGGTGGCGGCCGACCTGCTCTCGCGCGCCGAGCGCCCCGCGATCATCGCGGGCGGCGGCGTGGTGCGGTCGGACGCGAGCGGCAAGCTGCTCGCGCTCGCCGAGCTGGTGAACGCCCCCGTCGTCACGACCTTCGGCGGCAAGGGCGCCTTCCCCTGGGAGCACCCGCTCTCGCTCCAGTCGTGGCTGGAGGACCGGCACACCACGGACTTCCTGGAGGACGCGGACGTCCTGCTCGTCGTCGGCTCGGGCCTCGGCGAACTGTCCTCGAACTACCACACGTTCACGCCGCGCGGCCGGGTCATCCAGATCGAGGCGGACGCGGGGAAGCTGGAGTCCAACCACCCCGCGCTCGGCATCCACGCGGACGCGCGCCTCGCGCTCTCGGCCCTCCTGGAGACGATCGAAGCCGAGCGTCCCGACGAGGGTGCCCACGCGCGCGTGGCGGGCCTGCTCGCCAAGGTGAGCGAGCGCATCGACGCCCAGGACCTCACCCTGGAGCGGCAGGTGCTCGCGGCCGTCCGCGAGGCCCTGCCGGACGCGTCGCCGTCCTTCTGGGACATGACGATCCTGGCGTACTGGGCGTGGTCGGCCTTCGACGCGCGGCATCCGAACACGATGCACTCGGCGCAGGGCGCGGGCGGCCTCGGCTACGGCTTCCCCGCGGCGCTCGGCGCGGCGGTCGCCGACCCCTCGCACCCGGTCCTCGCGGTCTCGGGCGACGGCGGCGCGATGTACTCGATCGCGGAACTGGCCACGGCGAAGCAGTACGGGCTCGACGTGACCTGGCTGATCGTCGACGACGGCGGCTACGGAATCCTGCGCGAGTACATGTCCGACGCCTTCGGCGAGGCGACGGCCACGGAGCTGGCCCGCCCCGACTTCGTGGCGCTCGCGGAGTCCTTCGGGGTACCGGGCGTACGGACGACCCCGGAGACCCTCGGGGCCGACCTCGCGAAGGCGCTGGCCGAGCCGGGGCCTTCCGTGGTGGTGCTTCCGGCGCTCCTTCGGATGTTCGCGCCGACGCATCTGGATTGA
- the speB gene encoding agmatinase, producing the protein MSSAETPTTPRGPVDSSRIPRYAGPATYARLPRLDEVGGKTDVAVVGVPFDTGVSYRPGARFGGNAIREASRLLRPYNPAQDASPFALAQVADAGDIAANPFNINEAVETIEAAADDLLGSGARMMTLGGDHTIALPLLRSVAKKHGPVALLHFDAHLDTWDTYFGAEYTHGTPFRRAVEEGILDTEALSHVGIRGPLYGKKDLTDDEKMGFGIVTSADVYRRGADEVADQLRQRIGDRPLYISIDIDCLDPAHAPGTGTPEAGGMTSRELLEILRGLASCNLVSADVVEVAPAYDHAEITAVAASHTAYELTTIMSRQIAEARGTGSAQ; encoded by the coding sequence ATGAGCAGCGCCGAGACCCCGACGACCCCCCGCGGCCCCGTCGACTCCTCCCGCATCCCGAGGTACGCGGGCCCGGCGACGTACGCCCGCCTGCCCCGCCTCGACGAGGTCGGCGGCAAGACGGACGTCGCCGTGGTCGGCGTGCCCTTCGACACCGGCGTCTCCTACCGCCCCGGCGCCCGCTTCGGCGGCAACGCCATCCGCGAGGCCTCCCGCCTCCTGCGCCCCTACAACCCGGCGCAGGACGCCTCGCCGTTCGCGCTCGCGCAGGTCGCGGACGCGGGCGACATCGCCGCCAACCCGTTCAACATCAACGAGGCGGTGGAGACCATCGAGGCCGCCGCCGACGACCTGCTCGGCTCCGGCGCCCGCATGATGACGCTCGGCGGCGACCACACCATCGCGCTCCCGCTGCTCCGCTCCGTCGCCAAGAAGCACGGCCCGGTCGCGCTGCTCCACTTCGACGCCCACCTGGACACCTGGGACACGTACTTCGGCGCCGAGTACACGCACGGCACCCCGTTCCGCCGCGCCGTCGAGGAGGGCATCCTCGACACCGAGGCGCTCTCCCACGTCGGCATCCGCGGCCCCCTGTACGGCAAGAAGGACCTCACCGACGACGAGAAGATGGGCTTCGGCATCGTCACCTCGGCGGATGTCTACCGCCGCGGCGCCGACGAGGTCGCCGACCAGCTGCGCCAGCGCATCGGCGACCGCCCGCTGTACATCTCCATCGACATCGACTGCCTCGACCCGGCGCACGCGCCCGGCACCGGCACCCCCGAGGCGGGCGGCATGACGTCCCGCGAGCTCCTGGAGATCCTGCGGGGCCTCGCCTCCTGCAACCTCGTCTCCGCCGACGTCGTCGAGGTCGCCCCCGCGTACGACCACGCGGAGATCACCGCCGTCGCCGCCTCCCACACCGCGTACGAGCTGACGACGATCATGTCCCGCCAGATCGCGGAGGCCCGCGGGACGGGGAGCGCCCAGTGA
- a CDS encoding sodium:solute symporter, which translates to MAVDYTVIVVYLAGMLAMGWWGMRRAKSKSEFLVAGRRLGPWMYSGTMAAIVLGGASTIGGVGLGYQYGLSGAWMVFTIGLGLLALSVFFSARIARLKVYTVSEMLDLRYGGRAGVISGVVMWAYTLMLAVTSTIAYATIFDVLFDLHRTVAIIIGGSIVVAYSTLGGMWSITLTDMVQFVVKTIGVLLLLLPIAVVKAGGFSEMKAKLPTEYFDPLGIGGETIFTYVLIYTFGMLIGQDIWQRVFTARSDKVARYGGTVAGTYCLVYAIAGAVIGTAAKVMYPKLPSADAAFATIVKDELPMGVRGLVLAAALAAVMSTSSGALIACATVANNDIWSRLRGVVAPKEADEAHDEVKGNRVFILVMGVGVIAIAIALNDVVQALTVAYNLLVAGLLVPILGGLLWRRGTAAGALAAVAAGGLSVIGLMWWYGILANEPVYYGLLTSLAVYVVVSLATRPTDAAVLAAWRERLAGRGAEEPEPEAPVAV; encoded by the coding sequence ATGGCCGTCGACTACACAGTGATCGTCGTCTATCTCGCAGGGATGCTGGCCATGGGCTGGTGGGGCATGCGCCGCGCCAAGTCCAAGAGTGAGTTCCTGGTCGCGGGACGCCGCCTCGGGCCCTGGATGTACTCCGGGACCATGGCCGCCATCGTGCTCGGCGGCGCCTCCACCATCGGCGGCGTCGGCCTCGGCTACCAGTACGGGCTCTCCGGCGCCTGGATGGTCTTCACCATCGGCCTCGGACTGCTCGCCCTGAGCGTCTTCTTCTCGGCCCGCATCGCGCGCCTGAAGGTCTACACCGTCTCCGAGATGCTCGACCTGCGCTACGGAGGGCGCGCGGGCGTCATCTCCGGAGTGGTCATGTGGGCGTACACGCTGATGCTCGCGGTCACCTCGACCATCGCGTACGCCACGATCTTCGACGTCCTCTTCGACCTGCACCGCACCGTGGCGATCATCATCGGCGGCTCGATCGTCGTCGCGTACTCCACGCTCGGCGGCATGTGGTCGATCACGCTCACCGACATGGTGCAGTTCGTGGTGAAGACGATCGGCGTGCTGCTGCTCCTGCTGCCCATCGCCGTCGTCAAGGCCGGTGGCTTCAGCGAGATGAAGGCCAAGCTGCCCACGGAGTACTTCGACCCGCTCGGCATCGGCGGCGAGACGATCTTCACCTATGTGCTGATCTATACGTTCGGCATGCTCATCGGGCAGGACATCTGGCAGCGCGTCTTCACCGCCCGCAGCGACAAGGTCGCCCGCTACGGAGGCACCGTCGCGGGCACGTACTGCCTGGTCTACGCGATCGCGGGCGCCGTCATCGGCACCGCCGCCAAGGTCATGTACCCGAAGCTGCCGAGCGCCGACGCGGCCTTCGCGACCATCGTCAAGGACGAACTGCCCATGGGAGTGCGCGGGTTGGTCCTCGCCGCCGCGCTCGCCGCCGTGATGTCGACGTCCTCCGGAGCGCTCATCGCCTGCGCGACCGTCGCCAACAACGACATCTGGTCGCGGCTGCGTGGCGTCGTCGCCCCGAAGGAAGCGGACGAGGCGCACGACGAGGTCAAGGGCAACCGCGTCTTCATCCTCGTCATGGGCGTCGGCGTGATCGCCATCGCCATCGCCCTCAACGACGTCGTCCAGGCGCTCACCGTCGCGTACAACCTGCTCGTCGCCGGGCTGCTCGTGCCGATCCTCGGCGGCCTGCTGTGGCGCCGCGGCACGGCGGCGGGCGCGCTCGCGGCGGTCGCCGCCGGTGGTCTGTCCGTCATCGGGCTCATGTGGTGGTACGGCATCCTCGCCAACGAGCCCGTCTACTACGGCCTGTTGACCTCGCTGGCCGTGTACGTCGTCGTCTCCCTCGCCACGCGGCCGACCGACGCGGCGGTCCTCGCCGCCTGGCGCGAGCGCCTGGCAGGGCGGGGCGCCGAGGAACCGGAGCCGGAGGCCCCGGTGGCCGTCTAG
- a CDS encoding serine hydrolase: MTHRTSGISRRARVLSAGLAAGLLVPLAAAATPAAAATAPQVSCSSAQAGLAGKLKKDITAALKNRKGTVAVGLYDRTTKTSCTLRAGTSFDSASVVKVTVLATLLWDAKKTERKLSARESDLAYAMITKSDNAATSKLWRQLGAGKVKAFLKAAKMTKTVPGSGGYWGLTRINATDEQKLLGLITAKNSVLSDNARAYILKLMNKVVSAQRWGTPAGAPSAVKIHVKNGWLQRSTHGWRVHSVGAFKGGGHDYTISVLTHGNSTMNYGVATIQGVAKAIHKDLAPRTTARYAPTNAPQEAFVAVPSA; encoded by the coding sequence ATGACTCACCGGACATCCGGTATATCCAGGCGTGCCCGCGTGCTCTCGGCGGGTCTCGCCGCCGGGCTGCTCGTGCCGCTCGCCGCGGCCGCCACGCCCGCCGCCGCGGCCACGGCGCCGCAGGTCAGCTGCAGCTCCGCGCAGGCGGGCCTGGCGGGCAAGCTCAAGAAGGACATCACGGCCGCCCTGAAGAACCGCAAGGGCACGGTCGCCGTCGGTCTGTACGACCGCACCACGAAGACCAGCTGCACCCTGCGCGCGGGCACCTCCTTCGACTCGGCCAGCGTCGTCAAGGTGACCGTCCTCGCGACGCTCCTCTGGGACGCGAAGAAGACCGAGCGGAAGCTGTCGGCCCGCGAGTCGGACCTCGCGTACGCCATGATCACCAAGTCGGACAACGCGGCCACCAGCAAGCTCTGGCGCCAGCTCGGCGCGGGCAAGGTCAAGGCCTTCCTCAAGGCCGCCAAGATGACGAAGACCGTGCCGGGATCCGGCGGCTACTGGGGTCTGACCCGGATCAACGCCACCGACGAGCAGAAGCTCCTCGGGCTGATCACCGCCAAGAACTCCGTCCTGAGCGACAACGCGCGCGCCTACATCCTCAAGCTGATGAACAAGGTCGTCTCCGCGCAGCGCTGGGGCACCCCGGCGGGCGCCCCGTCCGCCGTCAAGATCCACGTGAAGAACGGCTGGCTGCAGCGCTCCACGCACGGCTGGCGGGTGCACAGCGTCGGCGCGTTCAAGGGCGGCGGCCACGACTACACGATCTCCGTGCTCACGCACGGCAACAGCACGATGAACTATGGCGTCGCCACGATTCAGGGGGTGGCCAAGGCCATCCACAAGGACCTGGCGCCCCGCACTACGGCGCGTTACGCGCCGACGAACGCGCCTCAGGAGGCGTTCGTGGCGGTGCCCAGCGCCTGA